CCGTGCTCGTGGCCATGCTTCTGCCGGCGCTCAACGCCGCGCGGTCCGCAGCCAAGCTGGCCGTCTGCAGCTCGCGCCTCCGTGAAGCCGGGAGCGGCATGATGATCTATGCCCAGGAGTGGAACGATTACCTGCTGCCCGCACTGAAGGTGGGGCCGGCGGGCGAGTGGTA
Above is a window of Phycisphaerae bacterium DNA encoding:
- a CDS encoding prepilin-type N-terminal cleavage/methylation domain-containing protein, which produces MVKTGPGSLAAFTLIELLVVVAIIAVLVAMLLPALNAARSAAKLAVCSSRLREAGSGMMIYAQEWNDYLLPALKVGPAGEW